From the Rhodoferax mekongensis genome, one window contains:
- a CDS encoding response regulator, with translation MSPTVSKPRILVVEDEAIVARDIQFQLVELGYEVAGHAARGDEAIELAGALRPDLVLMDIQLAGEMDGIAAARVMRNQFGLPVVFLTAFAADDTLDRAKLSEPYGYILKPFSERELRTVLTMALYKHQAEAKLWENTLQLQSMSRRVLEAQEKERRRVAHELHDELGQALTAIKINLQSRGHFQGGATDSLDVENIRILDDALQQVRRLALALRPSMLDDLGLGPALQWLGEQTALRSGLDVKLDIPRLEPRLPPEMETACFRIVQEALTNITRHAKAKHVSIALQRQETSMVLTVNDDGCGFDLAAVRARAIQGGSIGVLGMQERAMLIGGQLDITSSPGQGSQLRLHCSLRRQGERL, from the coding sequence ATGTCTCCTACGGTCAGCAAGCCTCGGATTTTGGTGGTCGAAGATGAAGCCATCGTTGCGAGGGATATACAGTTCCAATTGGTGGAGCTGGGCTATGAGGTCGCCGGCCATGCCGCCCGTGGCGACGAGGCCATCGAGCTTGCTGGTGCGCTCCGCCCTGACCTGGTGTTGATGGATATTCAGCTCGCCGGCGAGATGGATGGCATCGCTGCGGCGCGGGTTATGCGAAACCAATTCGGCTTGCCAGTGGTTTTTCTCACTGCCTTTGCGGCCGACGACACCCTGGATCGCGCCAAGCTGTCGGAGCCCTATGGATATATCCTCAAGCCGTTTTCAGAGCGGGAGTTGCGCACCGTCTTGACGATGGCCCTGTACAAGCACCAGGCGGAGGCCAAATTGTGGGAAAACACGCTGCAACTGCAGTCCATGTCGCGGCGGGTATTGGAAGCACAAGAGAAGGAGCGGCGGCGTGTGGCCCACGAGCTGCACGATGAACTGGGACAGGCACTGACGGCTATCAAGATCAATTTGCAGTCGCGGGGGCATTTCCAAGGCGGGGCTACGGACAGTTTGGACGTTGAAAACATCCGGATTCTGGATGATGCTTTGCAGCAAGTACGCCGTCTCGCACTCGCGCTGCGTCCTTCCATGTTGGATGACCTTGGCTTGGGTCCGGCCTTGCAATGGCTGGGAGAGCAAACCGCTCTGCGCAGCGGTTTGGACGTGAAACTGGACATCCCGCGTCTAGAGCCGCGCCTGCCCCCGGAGATGGAAACGGCGTGCTTTCGTATCGTGCAGGAGGCACTGACCAACATCACTCGCCACGCCAAAGCGAAGCATGTCTCCATTGCGCTGCAGCGACAGGAAACCAGCATGGTGCTTACCGTGAACGATGATGGTTGCGGTTTTGATTTGGCTGCAGTGCGTGCGCGTGCCATTCAGGGCGGCAGTATCGGTGTGCTTGGCATGCAAGAGCGTGCCATGCTGATCGGTGGCCAGTTGGATATCACCTCCTCGCCTGGGCAGGGTAGCCAACTGCGCTTGCACTGTTCTTTGCGCAGACAGGGAGAGAGGCTATGA
- a CDS encoding response regulator: MSLRILLVDDSLTFVGAVRQFLALLPGASVVGEAHDGKDAIEKVRALSPDLVLLDVSMPGVGGVEVARTLRLWPQPPSVVFLSMHDASAYQTMADELGALAYINKSDFVLRLLPIIERMVAVSAAQSHEN, translated from the coding sequence ATGAGCCTTCGTATTTTGCTCGTGGACGACAGCCTGACATTTGTCGGTGCGGTTCGTCAGTTCCTGGCCCTGTTGCCCGGCGCTTCGGTTGTGGGTGAGGCCCACGATGGAAAGGATGCCATCGAGAAAGTTCGAGCCCTTTCGCCGGATCTGGTTTTGCTGGACGTGAGCATGCCCGGAGTAGGTGGGGTGGAAGTAGCGCGAACATTGCGTTTGTGGCCCCAACCGCCCAGTGTGGTTTTCCTGTCCATGCATGACGCTAGCGCCTACCAAACAATGGCCGACGAGCTGGGTGCCCTGGCGTACATCAATAAATCAGACTTCGTTCTGCGGCTTTTGCCCATCATCGAACGCATGGTTGCAGTAAGTGCAGCTCAGAGTCATGAAAACTGA
- a CDS encoding STAS domain-containing protein gives MTAAFQLPAELTIYSVGATRDALLDWLTQQDPKSGDRVEIDAAHVDDIDGAGIQLLGALTKTLSERGVLWQVNDASTHLMEICGVMGSRHWLDRTVAMEVTV, from the coding sequence ATGACTGCTGCATTCCAACTTCCAGCGGAGTTGACCATCTACAGTGTCGGAGCGACCCGCGATGCCTTGCTCGACTGGTTGACGCAGCAAGATCCAAAGTCCGGTGATCGCGTAGAGATCGATGCTGCGCATGTTGACGACATTGACGGCGCCGGCATCCAGTTACTGGGGGCTTTGACCAAGACTCTTTCGGAGCGGGGAGTCCTCTGGCAGGTCAACGACGCAAGTACGCATCTGATGGAGATATGCGGTGTCATGGGCAGTCGACACTGGCTGGACCGCACAGTGGCGATGGAGGTGACTGTATGA
- a CDS encoding methyl-accepting chemotaxis protein — MFRHFRPWATLAGVVCLAGWALAWPWLTWIGAICLLVLASGLLDGLMRSGANDFPADIQARGRDLTVSDLLEHATLTWVTHIQSVQRHMREATDELLQGFVSILDELDKITANGSSVDQTSLDQRADMLQECEQELHSIVRNFSAFIESRDKMLGTMSGLDRASVGLRSMAEDVGVIARQTTLLSLNAAIEAARAGTAGRGFAVVAAEVRRLSTASADTGKRINDQVREFSAGVHQTLEEASARAEIDRTMVSDSERTIVSVIERVDGAVSELHSRATELGVRGEAVRGYVEQMMVAFQFQDRVQQILDQIVQSMQAVTSNLQETAAQGHLPDLQAWDSLLSDGYTTDEQRSGGVASSEGKPQTASATFF, encoded by the coding sequence ATGTTCAGACACTTCCGCCCATGGGCGACTTTGGCAGGCGTCGTCTGCTTGGCAGGGTGGGCCCTGGCGTGGCCTTGGCTGACATGGATAGGTGCCATCTGCCTGCTTGTGTTAGCGAGCGGTCTGCTGGATGGCCTCATGCGTTCAGGTGCAAATGATTTTCCCGCAGACATACAGGCCCGAGGTCGAGACCTGACAGTCTCGGACCTGCTGGAACACGCCACCCTGACTTGGGTGACCCATATCCAGTCGGTACAACGACACATGAGGGAAGCCACGGATGAGCTTTTGCAGGGGTTTGTGTCTATCCTCGATGAGCTGGACAAAATCACCGCGAACGGAAGTTCTGTCGATCAGACCTCTCTGGATCAGCGGGCGGACATGCTCCAGGAGTGTGAGCAGGAATTGCACTCGATAGTGCGGAATTTCAGTGCCTTTATTGAGTCGCGGGACAAGATGTTGGGCACGATGAGCGGCTTGGATCGCGCATCGGTCGGGCTGCGCAGCATGGCGGAGGATGTGGGTGTCATTGCCCGTCAGACCACCTTGTTGTCACTCAACGCTGCCATAGAAGCAGCGCGCGCCGGTACCGCGGGGCGGGGCTTTGCGGTTGTCGCGGCGGAGGTGCGGCGCTTGTCCACGGCATCCGCTGATACTGGAAAACGTATCAATGATCAGGTGCGGGAATTCAGTGCGGGTGTTCATCAGACCCTGGAGGAGGCATCTGCCCGGGCAGAGATCGATCGCACCATGGTGAGTGATTCAGAGCGGACGATTGTCTCTGTCATTGAACGGGTAGACGGTGCTGTGAGCGAACTACACAGCCGGGCCACCGAACTGGGTGTCCGGGGTGAAGCCGTGCGGGGCTACGTGGAACAAATGATGGTGGCCTTCCAGTTTCAGGACAGAGTGCAACAAATCCTTGATCAGATTGTCCAGTCGATGCAGGCCGTCACGTCGAACTTGCAAGAGACAGCAGCGCAAGGGCATCTGCCGGATCTTCAGGCTTGGGACAGCCTGCTGTCGGATGGCTACACCACTGACGAGCAACGTTCCGGGGGGGTGGCCAGTAGCGAAGGCAAACCGCAAACCGCCTCGGCCACCTTCTTCTGA
- a CDS encoding response regulator, giving the protein MGKTILIVDDSSSLRQVVSLTLTRAGYEVIEGTDGMDALAKLDGRKVNLIVSDVNMPRMDGIAFVTRVKQDPRYKFTPVIMLTTEGQDAKKEQGRAAGAKAWIVKPFSPPILLDAVSKLILP; this is encoded by the coding sequence ATGGGCAAGACTATTTTGATTGTTGATGACTCCTCTTCTTTGCGCCAGGTGGTGAGTTTGACCTTGACGCGTGCGGGCTATGAAGTCATCGAAGGAACCGACGGCATGGATGCCCTGGCCAAGCTGGATGGCCGAAAGGTCAACCTGATCGTGAGCGATGTGAATATGCCGCGCATGGACGGCATTGCTTTCGTCACGCGAGTCAAGCAGGATCCCCGCTACAAATTCACGCCGGTCATCATGCTGACTACTGAAGGGCAGGATGCCAAGAAAGAGCAGGGGCGTGCTGCCGGCGCCAAGGCGTGGATCGTCAAACCCTTCAGTCCGCCGATCTTGCTCGATGCGGTTTCCAAGCTCATCCTTCCTTGA
- a CDS encoding chemotaxis protein CheA, whose amino-acid sequence MKPDTHDADLNFIAEAMPAFISEAHEQLESIEHLLLQLEECPDDRELLDALFRCAHTVKGSAGIFGLDQVVSFTHHVETLLDKMREGTVALGPDLSTLLLECKDQVLHLVDSAGHSERDTPDDREVRADLITRLCAALGPSGAPLTNPSTPQDSGAHQSPVVLNQGSWLISVSFGIDCFRNGMDPLSILRYLGKLGNVEAIACDLALLPTLEKLDPESCHLGFEFRLKTDADRQAIEDAFSFVKEDCSLRLVAPSAPIAHYEKLLEDMPDRPLLGDILVKIGAISQSQLDDGLRTQQMARQTPGVSVPKLGDILQQQAGVAAEVVSAALNKQTKREATPGAEDNRYIRVQADRLDDVINLLGELVIAAAGAEMQARQTRSAELIESNQHIGRLVEEIRNGTLQLRMVPIGETFSRFRRVVRDTAASLEKDVALEILGGDTELDKSVVERIADPLMHLVRNALDHGLETPAERTAAGKPETGKLILSARHESGSILIRIEDDGRGIHRERVLQRAWDRGLLEKGVRPSDQEIVNLIFEPGFSTAEQITNLSGRGVGMDVVRRNIEALRGTVVVSSTHGLGSQINIRLPLTLAIIDGFLVSVGSSKFIFPLDTVVEVIENRPAATGRDVHGRSVVELRGEVLPVVCLRSLYGLDSVAPERISVVVVQCSSGPFGVLVDSLMGQHQTVIKPLGRLFKTLRGISGSSILGNGEVALIFDVVSLSQLASDPPVIAHQLHSVPSEVLPNPVSFSER is encoded by the coding sequence ATGAAGCCCGATACCCACGACGCCGACTTGAACTTCATCGCTGAGGCCATGCCTGCATTCATCAGTGAGGCCCATGAGCAACTGGAAAGCATTGAGCACCTGTTGCTGCAACTGGAGGAGTGCCCGGATGACAGGGAACTCTTGGATGCCTTGTTTCGTTGCGCGCACACGGTGAAGGGTTCAGCCGGCATATTCGGACTCGACCAGGTGGTTTCCTTTACGCACCATGTAGAAACATTGTTGGACAAAATGCGGGAGGGCACTGTTGCCTTGGGTCCTGATCTGAGTACGCTGTTACTCGAATGCAAAGATCAGGTGTTGCATCTTGTGGATTCGGCCGGCCATAGTGAACGGGATACACCGGACGACAGGGAAGTGCGTGCAGACTTGATTACGCGTCTGTGTGCGGCCTTGGGGCCATCGGGTGCGCCGTTGACCAACCCAAGCACACCACAGGATTCCGGTGCACACCAATCCCCGGTCGTCCTCAACCAAGGTAGCTGGTTGATCTCGGTTAGCTTTGGCATCGATTGCTTTCGCAACGGCATGGACCCGTTGAGCATACTTCGCTATCTTGGCAAGCTCGGGAATGTCGAAGCCATTGCCTGCGACCTGGCGCTGCTTCCCACGTTGGAGAAGCTGGATCCGGAGTCCTGTCATCTGGGGTTTGAGTTCCGATTGAAGACGGATGCCGATCGCCAAGCCATTGAAGATGCCTTTAGCTTTGTCAAAGAGGATTGTTCGCTTCGGTTGGTCGCACCCAGCGCGCCTATCGCCCACTATGAGAAGTTGCTGGAGGACATGCCTGATCGCCCCTTGTTGGGTGACATCCTGGTCAAAATCGGTGCCATCAGTCAATCTCAATTGGATGATGGATTGCGCACACAGCAGATGGCGCGCCAAACGCCCGGTGTCTCCGTTCCGAAACTAGGAGACATTCTTCAACAGCAGGCTGGTGTCGCAGCAGAGGTCGTTTCGGCAGCACTCAACAAGCAAACTAAGCGCGAAGCGACTCCAGGCGCCGAAGACAACCGCTACATCAGGGTGCAGGCTGACCGGCTCGACGATGTCATCAATTTACTTGGAGAACTGGTCATCGCAGCCGCGGGCGCCGAAATGCAAGCGCGGCAAACCCGCAGCGCGGAGCTGATCGAATCCAACCAACACATTGGAAGGCTGGTGGAGGAGATCCGCAATGGCACATTGCAGTTGCGAATGGTGCCCATTGGTGAAACTTTCAGTCGGTTCCGCCGGGTTGTGCGAGACACCGCCGCATCCTTGGAAAAAGATGTGGCGCTGGAAATACTGGGGGGCGATACCGAGCTGGACAAGTCGGTGGTTGAGCGCATTGCAGATCCGCTCATGCACTTGGTGCGCAACGCCTTGGATCATGGACTTGAAACGCCAGCCGAGCGTACTGCAGCAGGCAAGCCGGAAACCGGAAAGTTGATCCTCAGCGCACGCCATGAGTCGGGAAGCATTCTGATCCGTATCGAGGACGACGGACGCGGCATTCACCGTGAGCGCGTATTGCAGCGTGCCTGGGATAGGGGGCTGTTGGAGAAGGGCGTAAGACCCAGCGATCAAGAGATAGTGAATCTCATTTTTGAACCCGGCTTTTCCACCGCCGAACAAATCACCAATTTGTCGGGACGTGGCGTGGGTATGGATGTAGTGCGAAGGAATATAGAAGCCTTGCGTGGAACGGTGGTGGTCAGCAGCACCCATGGTCTTGGTTCTCAAATCAATATCCGTTTACCTCTGACGCTGGCGATCATCGATGGCTTTCTGGTGAGTGTGGGCAGCTCGAAATTCATATTCCCTCTGGATACGGTGGTGGAAGTCATTGAGAACCGACCAGCCGCCACTGGGCGGGATGTGCATGGGCGCAGTGTGGTTGAACTCCGTGGAGAAGTATTGCCAGTCGTTTGTCTGCGATCCCTCTACGGACTCGACTCCGTGGCTCCCGAGCGCATCAGCGTGGTAGTCGTCCAGTGCAGCAGCGGACCCTTTGGGGTGCTGGTGGATTCGCTGATGGGGCAGCATCAAACCGTGATCAAGCCGCTGGGCCGACTCTTCAAAACCTTGCGTGGCATCTCGGGCTCATCGATTTTGGGCAATGGGGAAGTAGCCCTCATTTTCGATGTGGTGTCCCTCAGTCAGCTTGCATCAGATCCGCCGGTGATCGCCCATCAGCTGCATTCAGTTCCGTCTGAAGTTCTTCCAAACCCCGTTTCATTTTCTGAAAGGTAA
- a CDS encoding co-chaperone GroES yields MKLRPLADRVIVKRVENETRTASGIYIPDAAAEKPDQGEVLAVGPGKTNDKGETKALTVKVGDRVLFGKYSGQTVKVDGDELLVMKEDDLFAVVEA; encoded by the coding sequence ATGAAACTGCGCCCATTGGCAGACCGCGTGATTGTGAAGCGCGTTGAAAACGAAACCCGCACCGCCTCCGGCATCTACATTCCCGATGCTGCTGCTGAAAAGCCAGATCAAGGTGAAGTGTTGGCTGTCGGCCCCGGCAAGACCAATGACAAGGGCGAAACCAAGGCCCTGACCGTGAAAGTCGGCGACCGCGTGTTGTTCGGCAAGTACTCCGGCCAGACCGTCAAGGTTGACGGCGACGAGCTGCTGGTCATGAAGGAAGACGACCTGTTCGCAGTCGTCGAAGCCTAA
- a CDS encoding response regulator transcription factor, which translates to MSLRVLLADDHTLVRAGLRKLLEIIPDLEVVGEASDGVALMALTAELRPDMVLMDISMPGLNGLEATARLCKEWPEIKIIILSMHQSEEYVRQSLRHGASGYLLKDCAPMELDKAIKAVSAGETYLSPAVTKEVLNDYVHRLREEAQPGDQLTPRQREVLQLVAEGLSTKEIARRLDLSVKTVDTHRSQLMRQLDIHEVTGLVRYALRIGLISA; encoded by the coding sequence ATGAGTTTGCGGGTCTTGCTGGCGGATGACCACACCTTGGTGCGTGCCGGGTTGCGAAAGTTGCTGGAGATCATTCCTGATCTGGAAGTAGTCGGCGAAGCCAGCGATGGCGTTGCGCTGATGGCACTGACAGCAGAACTGAGGCCGGATATGGTGCTGATGGATATATCCATGCCCGGTCTGAATGGCCTCGAGGCTACCGCACGCCTGTGCAAAGAGTGGCCGGAGATCAAAATCATCATTCTTTCGATGCACCAGAGCGAAGAATACGTGCGCCAGTCGCTTCGCCATGGCGCATCCGGATACCTGCTCAAAGATTGTGCACCCATGGAGCTCGACAAGGCCATCAAAGCGGTCAGTGCAGGGGAGACCTACCTCAGTCCTGCTGTGACCAAAGAGGTGCTGAACGATTATGTGCACCGCCTGCGCGAGGAAGCCCAGCCCGGCGACCAGCTCACACCGCGTCAGCGCGAAGTGTTGCAACTGGTGGCAGAGGGTTTGAGCACCAAGGAAATCGCGCGGCGCCTCGATCTCTCGGTCAAGACGGTAGACACCCACCGCAGCCAGCTGATGCGTCAGCTGGATATCCACGAGGTGACCGGCTTGGTTCGCTATGCCTTGCGGATCGGACTGATCAGCGCCTGA
- the groL gene encoding chaperonin GroEL (60 kDa chaperone family; promotes refolding of misfolded polypeptides especially under stressful conditions; forms two stacked rings of heptamers to form a barrel-shaped 14mer; ends can be capped by GroES; misfolded proteins enter the barrel where they are refolded when GroES binds) gives MAAKDVIFGGEARARMVEGVNILANAVKVTLGPKGRNVVLERSFGAPTVTKDGVSVAKEIELKDKLQNMGAQMVKEVASKTSDNAGDGTTTATVLAQAIVREGMKYVAAGMNPMDLKRGIDKAVAALITELKKASKPTTTSKEIAQVGSISANSDSSIGDIIANAMDKVGKEGVITVEDGKSLQNELDVVEGMQFDRGYLSPYFINNPEKQAALLDNPFVLLFDKKISNIRDLLPTLEQVAKAGRPLLIIAEDVDGEALATLVVNTIRGILKVVAVKAPGFGDRRKAMLEDIAILTGGKVIAEEVGLTLEKVTLADLGSAKRIEVGKENTTIIDGAGVAADIEARVKQIRIQIEEATSDYDREKLQERVAKLAGGVAVIKVGAATEVEMKEKKARVEDALHATRAAVEEGIVAGGGVALLRAKQAAGEIKGDNADQDAGIKLVLKAIEAPLREIVFNAGGEASVVVNAVLAGKGNYGFNAANDTYGDMIEMGILDPTKVTRTALQNAASVASLMLTTECMVSEAPKDDAPAGGMPDMGGMGGMGGMGM, from the coding sequence ATGGCAGCAAAAGACGTAATTTTCGGCGGCGAAGCCCGCGCACGCATGGTTGAAGGCGTGAACATTTTGGCCAACGCAGTCAAAGTGACCCTGGGCCCCAAGGGCCGTAACGTGGTGCTGGAGCGTTCTTTCGGCGCCCCCACCGTGACCAAGGACGGTGTGTCCGTGGCCAAGGAAATCGAACTCAAAGACAAGCTGCAAAATATGGGCGCGCAGATGGTCAAGGAAGTCGCTTCCAAGACCTCTGACAACGCGGGTGACGGCACGACTACCGCTACCGTGCTGGCCCAAGCCATCGTACGCGAAGGCATGAAGTACGTTGCCGCCGGCATGAACCCCATGGACCTCAAGCGCGGTATTGACAAGGCAGTCGCTGCTTTGATCACCGAGCTGAAGAAGGCCTCCAAGCCCACCACCACCTCCAAGGAAATCGCCCAAGTGGGTTCCATTTCCGCCAACTCTGACTCCAGCATCGGTGACATCATCGCCAACGCCATGGACAAAGTGGGCAAGGAAGGCGTGATCACTGTGGAAGACGGCAAGTCTCTGCAGAATGAACTGGATGTCGTGGAAGGCATGCAATTCGACCGCGGCTACCTGTCCCCTTACTTCATCAACAACCCTGAAAAGCAAGCTGCCTTGCTGGACAACCCCTTCGTGTTGTTGTTCGACAAGAAGATCAGCAACATCCGTGACCTGTTGCCCACCCTGGAGCAAGTTGCCAAGGCTGGCCGTCCTTTGTTGATCATTGCCGAAGACGTGGACGGCGAAGCGCTGGCTACTTTGGTGGTGAACACCATCCGCGGCATCCTGAAAGTGGTGGCTGTGAAGGCTCCCGGTTTCGGTGACCGTCGCAAGGCCATGTTGGAAGACATCGCCATCCTGACCGGCGGCAAGGTGATCGCGGAAGAAGTGGGCCTGACCCTGGAAAAAGTGACTCTGGCCGACCTGGGATCTGCCAAGCGCATCGAAGTGGGCAAGGAAAACACCACCATCATCGACGGTGCTGGTGTGGCTGCTGACATCGAAGCCCGCGTCAAGCAAATCCGCATCCAGATCGAAGAGGCCACTTCCGACTACGACCGTGAGAAGCTGCAAGAGCGCGTGGCCAAGTTGGCTGGCGGTGTTGCCGTGATCAAGGTCGGCGCTGCGACCGAAGTCGAAATGAAGGAAAAGAAGGCCCGCGTGGAAGACGCTCTGCACGCGACCCGCGCTGCGGTGGAAGAAGGCATTGTGGCTGGTGGTGGCGTGGCTCTGCTGCGCGCCAAGCAAGCGGCTGGCGAGATCAAGGGTGACAACGCTGACCAAGACGCCGGTATCAAGCTGGTGTTGAAGGCTATCGAAGCGCCTCTGCGCGAGATCGTGTTCAACGCCGGTGGCGAAGCCTCTGTGGTGGTGAACGCTGTGTTGGCCGGCAAGGGCAACTACGGTTTCAACGCTGCCAACGACACCTACGGCGACATGATCGAAATGGGTATTCTGGACCCCACCAAGGTGACACGTACTGCTCTGCAGAACGCTGCTTCCGTGGCGTCCCTGATGCTGACGACCGAGTGCATGGTGTCTGAAGCGCCTAAGGACGACGCGCCTGCTGGCGGTATGCCTGATATGGGTGGCATGGGCGGCATGGGCGGCATGGGCATGTAA
- a CDS encoding sensor domain-containing protein, translating into MKTDDRPGEVIGVLPMEAVERSPQGTPGAGYAGGDTQGRTEDAVAARDAWPHSRGQIPSLKRDGIPFLNDISTDPAAGNADELAHNVHKYCEIPALRAGSMAADGPAETCVGLVVLDRQGRIASVNPAFTQLCGYLPSDVLGESLQMLSYGGAHAAFCRVMWKSIELGGYWSGEVWIRRKDGTGTLTWLSMYSMQDGAGPACSYQVTLAEVGSAMLTHEPSGYPQHLPPFMALPSRARFMDQLGTFIQRSQCASTSTALLLLDIDHFQEANHALGYEACDRVLMAVAQRLCTVVQDKGLVARTGDDEFSIFIGDACDSHAVQVAAQAMLDALSESFALREGSVYVTTSIGIALFPGDANGADDLLRAAGKAMRAAKASGRNCYNYFTPELELQTPNRLWLAHDLRSALSQKQFWLAYQPIVSLKTGKVHKAEALIRWQHPARGLISPADFIPVAESTGMIVEIGEWVFRTAADQVAQLRRQHAADFQVSVNKSPAQFHRQTELSESWSDYLRRRGLSCRSIVVEITEGLLLEDSQRVDDHLRLLREAGVQLSLDDFGTGYSSLAYLQKHDIDYVKIDQSFVRNLVADSKEMTLCEAIITIAHKLNMEVVAEGIETAEQLQLLRDAGCDYGQGYFMARPMSASALDAFLAPSGNGGNSALKG; encoded by the coding sequence ATGAAAACTGATGACCGTCCCGGCGAGGTAATCGGGGTCCTCCCAATGGAGGCTGTAGAGCGCAGCCCGCAGGGAACACCCGGCGCCGGCTACGCTGGAGGAGACACGCAAGGCAGGACCGAAGATGCGGTTGCTGCCCGGGATGCCTGGCCGCATTCTCGCGGGCAGATTCCAAGCCTCAAGAGAGATGGCATTCCGTTTTTGAACGACATATCCACAGACCCCGCAGCCGGCAATGCGGACGAGCTGGCTCACAATGTGCATAAGTATTGTGAGATACCGGCCCTCCGGGCAGGGTCTATGGCCGCAGACGGACCTGCAGAAACATGCGTCGGACTTGTGGTACTGGATCGCCAAGGTCGCATTGCTTCGGTGAATCCGGCATTCACTCAGCTGTGTGGCTACCTTCCCTCTGACGTACTGGGTGAGTCGCTGCAAATGCTCTCGTATGGCGGAGCACATGCCGCGTTTTGCAGGGTCATGTGGAAATCCATCGAGCTTGGGGGCTACTGGAGTGGTGAAGTGTGGATCAGGCGCAAAGATGGCACCGGGACGCTGACATGGCTCTCCATGTATTCCATGCAAGACGGAGCCGGTCCTGCTTGCAGCTACCAGGTCACCTTGGCTGAAGTCGGTAGCGCCATGCTTACCCACGAGCCTTCCGGATACCCGCAACACTTGCCTCCGTTCATGGCCTTGCCCAGTCGTGCGCGATTCATGGACCAATTGGGCACGTTCATCCAGCGATCGCAATGTGCAAGCACTTCAACGGCTTTGTTGCTTTTGGATATAGACCATTTTCAGGAAGCCAACCATGCTTTGGGATACGAGGCGTGTGACCGCGTGTTGATGGCTGTAGCCCAGCGTTTGTGTACCGTCGTTCAGGACAAGGGACTTGTTGCCCGCACCGGAGATGATGAGTTTTCAATCTTCATCGGTGACGCTTGCGATTCGCACGCGGTGCAAGTTGCCGCCCAAGCCATGCTGGATGCCCTCTCTGAATCTTTTGCATTGAGGGAAGGCTCCGTCTATGTGACCACCAGTATCGGCATTGCGCTGTTCCCGGGGGATGCCAACGGTGCTGACGACTTATTGAGGGCTGCGGGCAAAGCCATGCGAGCAGCCAAAGCAAGCGGACGCAATTGCTACAACTATTTCACCCCGGAACTGGAACTGCAGACCCCAAACAGGCTGTGGTTGGCCCATGACTTGCGGTCGGCCCTGTCCCAAAAGCAGTTCTGGTTGGCTTATCAGCCCATCGTGAGTTTGAAGACTGGCAAGGTGCACAAGGCGGAGGCATTGATCCGCTGGCAGCATCCGGCGCGCGGACTGATCAGTCCGGCAGATTTCATCCCGGTTGCCGAATCCACCGGCATGATTGTGGAAATTGGCGAATGGGTTTTCCGGACTGCGGCCGACCAAGTGGCACAGTTGCGCCGTCAGCATGCCGCCGATTTTCAGGTAAGCGTCAACAAGTCACCCGCACAGTTTCACCGTCAGACCGAGCTCTCCGAATCCTGGAGTGACTATCTGAGACGCCGTGGTCTGAGTTGCAGAAGCATCGTGGTGGAAATTACGGAAGGACTGTTGCTGGAAGACAGTCAGCGCGTTGACGATCATTTGCGTTTACTGCGCGAAGCTGGTGTGCAGCTGTCATTGGATGACTTCGGTACCGGCTATTCCTCGCTGGCTTACCTGCAGAAGCACGATATCGATTACGTGAAGATCGATCAGTCTTTCGTGCGCAATTTGGTCGCCGACTCCAAAGAAATGACCTTGTGTGAAGCCATCATCACGATCGCTCACAAACTGAACATGGAAGTGGTTGCGGAGGGAATAGAAACCGCCGAGCAACTGCAGCTGCTTCGCGATGCGGGGTGCGATTACGGGCAAGGCTACTTCATGGCCCGCCCTATGTCGGCCTCGGCGCTGGATGCATTTTTGGCGCCATCAGGGAATGGCGGTAACTCCGCGCTCAAAGGATGA